The Nitrospirota bacterium genome contains the following window.
CGAAGACCGTGGCAAAGCTCATGACCGAAAGCGCGAAGCAGCAGGCGGGAAAATGATCAACCGATCCATCGCCCTTTCCCGCTCCTCTGAACGGAGCGGGAGGGCGGGGGCCAGTTCTTCCGCGTGCCGGGAGAGCCGCTGTCTCTCCGGCTGACTCATTGCGGACCCGGCCACTATGCCCCGGTCAGTCCTGGCTGCTCTGATTCTGTTCACCTGCCTGTTTATTCAATAGCGCCCCCGCACCCTAGCACCACAACCCCTTGAATAACATGCTTCAATCTTTGGCAACGGTCTTGCTATTTTATTCCGTGGTTATCCATCATCACGATCACACTCTCTCCAAGGAGGCCGTGCATGCGCGGAAAGCAATGCACTTCACGGGAACGTGTCCCCATTTCGCCCTGTTTCTCCCTTGACGACCCGAATGCCTCGGGCTGCCTCCGGCTTCCCGTGGCCCCGGCCTGTAATATCCAGTGCGGTTTCTGCTCCCGCACATTCGATCTCGGCGAGGAGCTGCAGGGTCTTAGCCTGACGCCGGAAGCGGCCGTGGAGGAGGTTCGATCGCGCATCGAGCGCGGTGAGCGCGTGAGCAGCGTTGTGGTCTCCGGTCCCGGTGAGCCGCTCGCAAACGCGGCGACCTTTGTCGTGCTCCGGCAGCTCAACTGCCTGTTCCCGGAACTGCTGCTCGGCATCTCTACGAACGGCCTACTCTTGAGAGACCGCCTGGAGCAGGTCGTCGCGGACGGCGTGCGAAGCGTCGCGATCACGATCAGCGCTTTTTGGCCCGAAACGGCGAAGCGGGTCTATTCCCGCATTCTTTATAAAGGAAGACGGTATTCCCTGGAGGACGCGGCGGAATTCCTGCTCAGGAACCAGTGGCAGGGCATGATGCTCGCCGTGGATGCGGGGCTTCACGTGACCGTGAATGGGGTATTTTCCCCCGGCGTCAACGAGGGAGATATCCCGCTCATCGCTGAAAAGGCCGGACAATACGGTGCGAGAGCAATGCATATCCTTCCCGCACCGGGAGAAGGGCTCAAGGACGGGGCAATGCCGGACGAAAAGGCGCTTGCCGCATTACGCGAAAAATGCAGGTCCTTTTTCGAGGATCGCTGATAATGGTGGAATACGAACGCCGTTATCGCGGACTGAAGCAGAAGAAACCATAGTCTGAGACTGCAGATCCCCCGGGATCAATCGGACACACACAGTATTTCGTCGCCGCATCGTTATCGGACTTCCCGTGAGACCTGTTCAGCGGAGCACTTCGTGCCGCACCGACTGATCTCACCCGGATCGCCGTTCAGCTGCGTCCCCGGCCTCTTGTCTCATTTTGCGCTTCCTGTTTCTGTTCGTCATGCTTTCCCCGGTAAATGTCCCGGCTTCCCTATTGTGCTCCCTGACCCTAAAGTTCTATTTCATTGTAAGCTGCGTACACATACAAGAGGAAGTCATGCTGAATCCTGTCGTGGCGGAGAGCGACGGCGGGTGAAAGGTGCTCGATGGAGAACTTGAGCATATCCTCGGGCGATGTGAAATGGAGTTCGGGGTCTTTGACCGGAGTGTGTGATGACAGGGCGCTGAGCGCCAGGCCCCTGTTGCAGTGTTTAAAGAGCGCGATGAGGGCGTTCTTCATGTCGTCATCAACGCCGGGCACATTCAGGTTGAACACGCCACAGATAAAGATGTAATCGAAGAAGCCATCGAGGTCGTCATCGTCGGTGTTCATGACCTTGAACGTGCATTCGGGATACTTTTTTCTGGCCAGGTCGATGAAGTTTTTGTTGATATCAACGCCGGTGTACCTGACTGTGATGCCTCGCCGTTTCAGGAAGCGATAAAAGTCGCCGGTGCCGCACCCGTAGTCGAGTACGCTGCTGCCATCCAGCTGCTCCGCCGTCGCGATGTCCGCGAGCATGTGGTAGCGTCTCAATTGCCCCTGCGGCGTCCAGCGGAGCGCCTCGGGCCGGTCTCCGAATTTTTGCAGATGAAAATTATAGAAGGAGAGAAGCTTGTCTTTCGAGTACGGGTCCACAGGCACCTCCCTGCACGGCCTGCATTGTACTGCATCGGCCGCATGAAAACAAGCATGACGAGCGGCCTGTTTCCCGCCGCGGGCACGGGAACTTTCATGCTATATTGCTATAATTTTTTTTATTGACAAATGATGCCGGTTGTCTTAATATGACGCGGTTTTGGAACATGTTGTAATTTAAAATTTAATAAGTAGTGTGGGAGTTGCCGATGACCCCTGCAAGCTATCTTCCGGTACACTATCTGCCGGTGGTAATTTTCCTGC
Protein-coding sequences here:
- a CDS encoding radical SAM protein; the protein is MRGKQCTSRERVPISPCFSLDDPNASGCLRLPVAPACNIQCGFCSRTFDLGEELQGLSLTPEAAVEEVRSRIERGERVSSVVVSGPGEPLANAATFVVLRQLNCLFPELLLGISTNGLLLRDRLEQVVADGVRSVAITISAFWPETAKRVYSRILYKGRRYSLEDAAEFLLRNQWQGMMLAVDAGLHVTVNGVFSPGVNEGDIPLIAEKAGQYGARAMHILPAPGEGLKDGAMPDEKALAALREKCRSFFEDR
- a CDS encoding class I SAM-dependent methyltransferase codes for the protein MDPYSKDKLLSFYNFHLQKFGDRPEALRWTPQGQLRRYHMLADIATAEQLDGSSVLDYGCGTGDFYRFLKRRGITVRYTGVDINKNFIDLARKKYPECTFKVMNTDDDDLDGFFDYIFICGVFNLNVPGVDDDMKNALIALFKHCNRGLALSALSSHTPVKDPELHFTSPEDMLKFSIEHLSPAVALRHDRIQHDFLLYVYAAYNEIEL